A genomic region of Phycisphaerae bacterium contains the following coding sequences:
- a CDS encoding CAP domain-containing protein, translating to MRQLIRIAPVAGLFALWCAGLAGCTGFDLPSSDGGDWWDPGDGGGGGGGVESGYCEPVGAPDTAVQQLMFEAINTYRLANGLDELLYSDTLEEAADFQAQDMYARSFFDHTNPDGEGPMDRAVAAGFCRPRLVGENIAYGQQSVNEVQVGWQNSPGHNANMLRADFVFVGMGHYTAPIGTQYWVQLFGTPFE from the coding sequence ATGAGGCAGTTGATTCGCATTGCGCCGGTAGCGGGGCTCTTCGCCCTGTGGTGTGCGGGCTTGGCCGGCTGCACCGGCTTCGATCTGCCCTCTTCTGACGGTGGCGACTGGTGGGATCCGGGCGATGGTGGAGGAGGGGGCGGCGGCGTCGAGTCCGGTTATTGCGAGCCTGTCGGAGCGCCCGATACGGCCGTTCAGCAATTGATGTTCGAAGCGATCAATACATATCGACTGGCCAACGGTCTTGACGAACTGCTCTATTCCGATACCCTGGAAGAGGCTGCGGACTTCCAGGCCCAAGACATGTATGCCCGTAGCTTCTTCGACCATACCAACCCCGACGGCGAGGGCCCGATGGACCGCGCGGTCGCGGCCGGATTCTGTCGTCCGAGGCTGGTCGGTGAAAACATCGCTTATGGACAACAATCGGTGAACGAGGTGCAGGTGGGCTGGCAGAATAGTCCCGGCCACAATGCCAACATGCTCAGGGCCGACTTCGTCTTTGTCGGCATGGGACACTACACCGCCCCGATCGGGACGCAGTATTGGGTCCAGCTTTTCGGAACACCCTTCGAGTAG
- a CDS encoding HAD family hydrolase: MNTTGVVFDLDGTLADTLPAIADAINYGLAAVGRPEASRDEVRRWIGEGLPTLCRRALPDADKATFERMMAAVSQHYREHQMDKTVPFPGIAELMDELAKRGVLMGVLSNKPHVYTVPMTQGLFGRWPLVAIEGYKEEDRRKPDPRTLLDIVARMKAKPNEVMLVGDSNTDIATARNAGVVPIGATWGYRDREELIAAGAAHLIDAPAQLLQLIWQG; this comes from the coding sequence ATGAACACAACGGGCGTCGTTTTCGACCTTGACGGCACGCTGGCCGACACGCTGCCGGCGATTGCCGACGCCATCAACTACGGACTCGCCGCAGTCGGGAGGCCCGAGGCATCCCGCGACGAGGTACGTCGTTGGATCGGCGAGGGATTGCCGACTCTGTGCCGGCGGGCATTGCCGGACGCGGACAAGGCGACCTTCGAACGCATGATGGCGGCCGTCTCGCAGCATTACCGCGAGCACCAGATGGACAAGACGGTGCCGTTTCCGGGCATTGCGGAACTGATGGATGAGCTGGCAAAGCGAGGCGTGCTGATGGGCGTCTTGTCGAACAAGCCGCACGTGTACACCGTCCCGATGACGCAGGGGCTCTTCGGCCGCTGGCCGCTGGTGGCCATCGAGGGGTATAAGGAAGAAGACCGTCGCAAACCCGATCCAAGAACGCTTCTGGACATCGTGGCGAGGATGAAGGCGAAGCCAAACGAGGTGATGCTCGTCGGCGACTCGAACACCGACATCGCCACTGCCCGGAATGCCGGAGTTGTTCCCATCGGAGCCACCTGGGGCTATCGTGATCGCGAGGAACTCATCGCCGCAGGGGCTGCTCACCTGATCGATGCGCCGGCACAACTGCTTCAACTGATCTGGCAAGGGTAG
- a CDS encoding carboxypeptidase regulatory-like domain-containing protein, translating to MRQGQEGEGKGTCDALMGRDQAVSRRELLASLAVAVSARAALAAVGTSRPASRPADTIPWDDPPTDAVLGRVLYDGTPPVLAPVDCSADPNCAALYRHNPLLPEDLVVSKTGGLAHVFVSVKHGLDPGRRWPVPDRPVILDQKGCLYIPHVFGVMAGQPLQILNSSKINEVPHGYPKRNPEFSFTLPKRGMSKTVVLNEPEVFRIGCDVHPWETAWCHVMAHPFFAVTDTEGRFMIRGLPAGEYELELWHEHATLGTLTRSVRIEAGRAAWLEEVRWSPLQQRQ from the coding sequence ATGCGTCAGGGACAAGAAGGTGAGGGCAAGGGGACTTGCGACGCCCTGATGGGCCGCGACCAGGCAGTCAGTCGCCGCGAACTGCTGGCGTCGCTCGCCGTGGCGGTCTCGGCCCGGGCGGCCTTGGCGGCGGTCGGCACTTCACGGCCCGCAAGCCGACCGGCAGACACGATACCGTGGGACGACCCGCCGACTGATGCAGTCCTCGGTCGAGTCCTTTACGACGGTACGCCTCCGGTTCTTGCGCCGGTCGACTGTAGCGCCGACCCCAACTGCGCCGCCCTCTACCGCCACAACCCGCTCCTGCCGGAGGACCTGGTGGTGAGTAAGACCGGCGGGTTGGCTCATGTCTTCGTGTCGGTGAAACACGGGTTGGATCCGGGTCGCCGATGGCCCGTGCCCGATCGACCGGTGATCCTGGATCAAAAGGGCTGCCTCTACATTCCCCACGTGTTCGGCGTCATGGCCGGCCAGCCGCTCCAGATCCTCAACAGCAGCAAGATCAACGAGGTTCCGCACGGATACCCCAAACGTAACCCGGAGTTCAGTTTCACTCTGCCCAAGCGCGGCATGAGTAAGACCGTCGTGCTCAACGAGCCGGAAGTGTTTCGCATCGGCTGTGACGTGCATCCGTGGGAAACGGCGTGGTGCCACGTGATGGCCCACCCGTTCTTTGCGGTGACCGACACCGAGGGGCGGTTCATGATCCGCGGTCTGCCGGCCGGCGAGTACGAATTGGAGTTATGGCACGAGCATGCCACGCTGGGTACGCTGACCAGGAGCGTTCGCATCGAGGCGGGTCGGGCGGCTTGGCTTGAAGAAGTCAGGTGGTCGCCGTTGCAGCAACGGCAGTAG
- a CDS encoding CAP domain-containing protein — MMRLLTGLLWRTSAVVLLVSLPACVGGLPLPGIGGFPDVLGDDANDPGAGASGYCEPIGTPDTSTQQQMLNALNNYRLANGLGILMYSDSLEQAAQAHAQDMHARNFFDHTNPDGKTSFDRAVAAGFCSPLMVGENIAYGQQSVADVQAGWEGSPGHNANMLHTGYAFVGMGHYVSFLGEHYWVQVFGTTFE; from the coding sequence ATGATGCGATTACTGACAGGCTTGCTCTGGCGGACCTCGGCTGTCGTGTTGCTTGTGTCCTTACCCGCCTGTGTTGGCGGTCTTCCGCTGCCGGGTATCGGAGGGTTTCCGGACGTTCTTGGTGACGATGCCAATGATCCCGGCGCGGGCGCATCGGGCTATTGCGAGCCGATCGGTACCCCGGACACGAGTACTCAGCAGCAGATGCTGAATGCTTTGAACAATTATCGTCTTGCGAATGGACTTGGGATACTGATGTATTCCGACTCGCTCGAACAGGCCGCACAGGCACACGCGCAGGATATGCATGCCCGCAACTTCTTCGACCATACCAATCCCGACGGCAAAACCTCATTCGACCGCGCTGTGGCCGCCGGCTTCTGCAGTCCCTTGATGGTCGGCGAGAACATCGCTTATGGCCAGCAGTCCGTGGCCGACGTTCAGGCCGGTTGGGAAGGCAGCCCGGGTCACAACGCTAATATGCTCCACACTGGTTACGCGTTTGTCGGCATGGGGCACTATGTCTCCTTCCTGGGGGAGCATTACTGGGTACAAGTCTTTGGCACCACCTTCGAGTAG
- a CDS encoding TIGR01212 family radical SAM protein (This family includes YhcC from E. coli K-12, an uncharacterized radical SAM protein.), with translation MTDSPRYYPFSRYLRRRYGCRVHKVTIHAGFTCPNRDGTRGYGGCTFCNNAGFSPNARTDPAVVREQLQWGIEQTRRRSRATKFIAYFQAYTNTYAPLEHLRELYDEAWKFPEIVGLSIGTRPDCVDPAKIDLIAGYSGRGEVWLEYGLQSAHDATLKAINRGHGYQEFLDAVEMTRDRGIKICVHTVLGLPGETREMILDTHRRLAQLPIDGIKIHLLHVMRDTVMAAQYARGELALLGRQEYVDLVCDVLETLPATMVIQRMHADAPRDILVAPEWCLDKAAVLEDIKRALARRDTWQGKALGFALSDIPTLPPAPAMYHHRSGV, from the coding sequence ATGACCGATTCGCCTCGCTACTATCCGTTCAGTCGCTACCTGCGCCGGCGTTACGGCTGCCGGGTCCACAAGGTGACCATTCACGCGGGGTTCACGTGTCCGAATCGCGACGGGACACGGGGCTACGGCGGCTGCACGTTCTGCAACAACGCCGGTTTCAGCCCCAATGCCCGCACCGACCCGGCCGTCGTTCGCGAGCAGCTCCAATGGGGAATCGAGCAGACCCGTCGGCGGTCCAGGGCCACGAAGTTCATCGCCTACTTTCAGGCCTACACGAATACCTATGCACCGCTCGAGCACCTCAGAGAGCTGTACGATGAGGCGTGGAAGTTCCCGGAGATCGTCGGGTTGTCGATCGGCACCCGCCCGGACTGCGTTGACCCGGCCAAGATCGACCTGATCGCCGGATACTCCGGCCGCGGCGAGGTTTGGCTCGAATACGGCCTCCAGAGCGCCCATGACGCCACGCTCAAAGCGATCAATCGCGGCCACGGTTACCAGGAGTTTCTGGACGCCGTTGAGATGACCCGCGACCGAGGCATCAAGATCTGCGTTCACACGGTGCTCGGGCTGCCCGGTGAAACGCGTGAGATGATTCTCGACACTCACCGTCGACTCGCCCAACTGCCCATCGACGGCATCAAAATCCATCTGCTCCACGTCATGCGCGACACGGTCATGGCCGCTCAATATGCTCGCGGCGAGCTTGCGCTGCTCGGTCGTCAGGAGTACGTGGATCTGGTGTGTGATGTACTCGAAACACTGCCGGCCACGATGGTCATCCAGCGCATGCATGCCGATGCCCCGCGCGACATTCTCGTTGCCCCGGAGTGGTGCCTTGATAAAGCCGCCGTTTTGGAGGACATCAAGCGGGCTCTTGCCCGTCGCGACACCTGGCAAGGCAAGGCCCTAGGCTTTGCTCTGAGTGACATCCCCACACTCCCCCCTGCGCCAGCGATGTATCACCATAGATCAGGGGTTTGA
- the carB gene encoding carbamoyl-phosphate synthase large subunit — protein MPKRQDLKCVMIIGSGPIIIGQGCEFDYSGTQACKALREEGIRVVLLNSNPATIMTDPEMADRVYIEPITPEAIDKVLAMEKARGTPVDALLPTLGGQTGLNCAVRAADAGILGKHGVQLIGADQKAIHKAEDRTEFKNAMLRIGLDVPRSGIAHSWQEAREVLKEIGLPVVIRPAYTLGGTGGGFATTPTEFETICKRGLEYSLNSEILIEESCLGWKEYELEVMRDRADNVVIICSIENFDPMGVHTGDSITVAPAQTLTDKEYQRMRDAAIKIIREIGVETGGSNIQFAVHPKTGRMVVIEMNPRVSRSSALASKATGYPIARIAAKLAIGYTLDEIPNDITRKTPASFEPTIDYCVVKIPRWTFEKFPEADETLTTQMKSVGEAMSIGRTFKEALQKGIRSMEIKRFGLGLDANDKWLAAMQASESAWRREAETPGEPEPLKGWRKGEAPADTVEQSAQKYPIPFPVLRDKLSRPCQGRLYYIRYALKMGWSVEKIYELSHIDPWFLENIKELVEFEDELITLAQEGRDDLKRLFEDCARAQAEYDQHGMRRSPATDDVAARLSAGSSLAVFERLRQVVRQAKQWGYSNVQLATVFNVPHVQVRAFCRYGGLEPVYKLVDTCAAEFEAETPYYYSSHENPPATLGKMDVTSVEHGGNRQCSERLVAFAEHDDEIRVSERQKVIVLGGGPNRIGQGIEFDYCCVHAVFTARDMGYETVMINSNPETVSTDYDTSDLLFFEPLTHEDVLNICERLNGRPFIPLTPPSPPCQGGARGGGLVKGVIVQFGGQTPLNLAQGLKDAGVPILGTSPESIHLAEDREAFAGVLNELGLRQPENGIAYDLEGAKEIARRIGYPVLVRPSYVLGGRAMEKCHLEEDLVRYMDKALQATDRMAGSGKAHPILIDRFLSEATEVDVDCICDGKKAVVCGVMEHIEEAGIHSGDSACALPPYALSPAIIDEIKQQTERLAMRIGVCGLMNVQYAVKDDVVYVLEVNPRASRTVPFVSKATGVPWAKLATEVMLGKSLDQVMRQRGLTDAPWPRHISVKESVFPFSKFPGVDCVLGPEMRSTGEVMGIDYSFGLAFAKSQMAAGTALPTSGTVLISVNDHDKPLIVPIAREFKEMGFRIVSTRKTRDTLLAAGIEADLVSKIQDPAGPYLIDMINAGQIGLLINTPVFFGSAATESRIRSAAVMHNIPLVTTMTGARAVVQAIRALREGDWTVRALQDYHRQPVG, from the coding sequence ATGCCTAAGCGACAGGATCTTAAGTGTGTAATGATCATCGGCTCCGGCCCGATCATCATCGGGCAGGGCTGTGAGTTTGATTACTCCGGGACCCAGGCATGCAAGGCCCTTCGCGAGGAGGGCATTCGCGTTGTTCTTCTCAACAGCAACCCGGCGACCATCATGACCGACCCGGAGATGGCCGACCGGGTCTACATCGAGCCGATCACGCCGGAGGCCATCGACAAGGTCCTGGCAATGGAAAAGGCTCGCGGCACGCCCGTAGATGCGCTGCTTCCTACCCTCGGCGGCCAGACGGGTTTGAACTGCGCGGTGCGCGCGGCAGATGCGGGCATCCTCGGCAAGCACGGCGTGCAGCTCATCGGCGCGGATCAGAAAGCCATCCACAAAGCCGAAGACCGTACCGAATTCAAGAACGCGATGCTCCGCATCGGTCTCGATGTGCCGCGATCCGGGATCGCCCATTCGTGGCAAGAGGCCCGGGAGGTGCTCAAGGAGATCGGCTTGCCGGTGGTCATCCGCCCGGCATACACACTCGGCGGGACCGGCGGAGGATTTGCCACCACTCCCACGGAGTTCGAGACCATCTGCAAGCGCGGGCTCGAATACTCGCTCAATAGCGAAATCCTCATCGAAGAAAGTTGCCTCGGCTGGAAGGAATACGAACTCGAGGTCATGCGCGACCGCGCGGACAACGTGGTCATCATCTGCTCCATCGAGAACTTCGACCCCATGGGCGTACACACCGGCGATTCAATCACCGTTGCTCCGGCCCAGACGCTGACCGACAAGGAATACCAGCGCATGCGGGACGCGGCGATCAAGATCATCCGCGAGATCGGCGTCGAGACCGGCGGGTCGAACATCCAGTTCGCCGTGCATCCCAAGACCGGCCGAATGGTTGTGATCGAGATGAACCCGCGCGTCTCGCGAAGCTCCGCCCTGGCCAGCAAGGCCACCGGCTACCCGATCGCCCGAATCGCCGCAAAACTCGCCATCGGCTACACCCTGGACGAGATCCCCAACGACATCACCAGGAAAACGCCGGCCAGTTTCGAGCCGACCATCGACTACTGCGTGGTCAAAATCCCACGCTGGACGTTCGAGAAATTCCCCGAGGCCGACGAGACCCTGACCACCCAGATGAAGAGCGTCGGCGAGGCCATGTCCATCGGCCGCACGTTCAAAGAAGCGCTCCAGAAGGGCATTCGTTCGATGGAGATCAAGCGCTTCGGCCTGGGCCTGGACGCCAACGACAAGTGGCTGGCGGCCATGCAGGCCTCCGAAAGCGCCTGGCGGCGTGAGGCCGAAACACCCGGCGAGCCCGAGCCGCTCAAAGGCTGGCGCAAGGGCGAAGCTCCGGCCGACACCGTGGAACAGAGTGCTCAGAAGTATCCGATTCCTTTCCCGGTACTTCGCGACAAGTTGTCTCGCCCGTGCCAGGGCCGCCTCTACTACATCCGCTACGCCCTTAAGATGGGCTGGAGCGTCGAGAAGATCTACGAACTCAGCCACATCGATCCATGGTTCCTGGAGAACATCAAGGAGCTGGTGGAGTTCGAGGATGAGTTGATCACGCTCGCTCAGGAGGGCAGAGACGATCTGAAGAGACTCTTCGAAGATTGTGCCCGAGCTCAGGCCGAGTATGACCAACACGGCATGAGGCGCTCGCCGGCAACCGATGATGTTGCTGCCAGACTCTCTGCCGGGTCCTCTCTTGCGGTGTTTGAGCGGCTTCGCCAGGTCGTCCGTCAGGCCAAGCAATGGGGCTACTCGAATGTGCAACTGGCGACGGTATTCAACGTTCCCCATGTGCAGGTGCGTGCGTTCTGCAGATATGGCGGCCTTGAGCCCGTCTACAAGCTGGTAGACACCTGCGCGGCGGAATTCGAGGCCGAGACACCGTACTACTACTCGTCTCACGAGAATCCACCGGCCACGTTGGGCAAGATGGATGTTACCTCCGTGGAGCATGGAGGAAATCGGCAATGCTCCGAGCGTCTTGTTGCTTTCGCTGAACACGACGACGAAATCCGCGTCAGCGAACGGCAGAAAGTCATTGTACTCGGCGGTGGGCCGAACCGTATCGGGCAGGGCATCGAGTTCGATTATTGCTGCGTGCATGCCGTTTTCACCGCCCGCGACATGGGCTATGAGACGGTGATGATCAACTCGAACCCCGAGACGGTCTCGACTGACTACGACACGAGCGACCTGTTGTTCTTCGAGCCGCTGACGCATGAGGACGTATTGAACATCTGCGAACGTCTGAACGGCAGGCCGTTCATCCCTTTGACCCCCCCGTCCCCCCCTTGCCAAGGGGGGGCCAGGGGGGGTGGGCTCGTCAAAGGTGTCATCGTCCAGTTCGGCGGCCAGACGCCGCTGAACCTGGCCCAGGGGCTCAAGGATGCCGGCGTGCCGATCTTGGGCACCTCGCCCGAGAGTATCCACTTGGCCGAGGACCGCGAGGCCTTTGCCGGCGTGCTCAACGAACTGGGTCTGCGCCAGCCGGAGAACGGAATCGCTTATGACCTGGAAGGTGCCAAGGAGATCGCCAGACGCATCGGCTACCCGGTGCTGGTGCGGCCGTCGTACGTGCTGGGCGGTCGGGCGATGGAGAAGTGTCACTTGGAAGAAGACCTGGTGCGTTACATGGACAAGGCCCTGCAAGCCACCGACCGTATGGCCGGCAGCGGCAAGGCTCACCCCATCCTCATCGATCGATTCCTCAGCGAAGCCACCGAGGTCGACGTCGACTGCATCTGCGACGGAAAAAAAGCGGTGGTTTGCGGCGTGATGGAGCACATCGAGGAGGCCGGCATCCACAGCGGCGACAGTGCATGCGCCCTCCCCCCCTACGCGCTGAGCCCGGCCATCATCGATGAGATCAAGCAGCAGACAGAGCGGCTCGCCATGCGGATCGGTGTCTGCGGCCTGATGAACGTGCAATACGCAGTGAAGGATGACGTGGTCTACGTACTGGAGGTCAACCCGCGGGCCTCTCGAACCGTGCCCTTCGTCAGCAAGGCCACCGGCGTGCCCTGGGCAAAACTGGCCACCGAAGTAATGCTCGGCAAATCGCTCGACCAGGTGATGAGGCAGCGCGGCCTGACCGATGCTCCCTGGCCCAGACACATTTCAGTCAAAGAGTCGGTCTTCCCGTTCAGCAAGTTCCCCGGTGTGGATTGCGTTCTCGGCCCCGAGATGCGCAGCACCGGCGAGGTTATGGGTATCGACTACTCGTTCGGCCTGGCGTTTGCCAAGTCGCAGATGGCGGCCGGCACGGCCCTGCCAACAAGCGGCACCGTGCTCATCAGCGTCAACGACCACGACAAACCGCTGATCGTGCCGATCGCCCGTGAGTTCAAGGAGATGGGCTTTCGGATCGTCTCGACCCGCAAGACCCGCGATACGCTGCTCGCCGCCGGCATCGAGGCGGACCTGGTATCGAAAATACAGGATCCCGCCGGTCCCTATCTGATCGACATGATCAATGCCGGGCAGATCGGCCTGCTGATCAACACCCCGGTTTTCTTCGGCAGCGCAGCCACCGAAAGCCGCATCCGCTCCGCGGCCGTCATGCACAACATCCCTCTGGTCACCACCATGACCGGCGCCCGGGCGGTCGTTCAGGCCATCCGGGCCCTCCGCGAAGGCGATTGGACCGTCCGGGCACTGCAGGACTATCACCGTCAGCCGGTCGGCTGA
- a CDS encoding L,D-transpeptidase yields the protein MLPQTYRYVGTVYHFLIATACISGCVTLRPAIAQESESSLRRNIAWQVALENVGFSPGLIDGNPGRKTKIATWEFQRVKGLPKTGELDKATAEALKVDPDGALILYTIESADLKEVDPVPHSWVAKSKKSLLGYSDLEEALAEKCHCTRGLLQRLNPGKKLSNLKPGDKYIGPAIASSARLPQATQLEVNLNDKIIRVIDRDKQLAGLFHCSIAASKAKLPSGSAEVEFIATDPEYTFDPKMWPEVTEKITSKLTIPPGPRNPVGRCWIQLTLPGVGMHGSPNPEMIGKTGSHGCFRLTNWDALRLAKMVKAGTPVKFVDTPSEAAQKVQ from the coding sequence ATGCTTCCTCAAACGTACAGATATGTCGGGACAGTATACCACTTTCTGATCGCAACCGCCTGCATCAGCGGCTGTGTGACACTCAGGCCCGCCATCGCTCAGGAAAGCGAGTCAAGCCTTCGGCGGAATATCGCCTGGCAGGTTGCACTGGAAAACGTCGGCTTCTCACCCGGATTGATCGACGGTAACCCCGGACGCAAGACGAAGATCGCCACCTGGGAATTTCAGCGGGTTAAGGGACTGCCCAAGACCGGTGAATTGGACAAGGCGACCGCCGAGGCTCTCAAGGTCGATCCGGATGGGGCGCTCATCCTCTACACCATCGAATCGGCCGATCTTAAGGAGGTTGATCCGGTACCCCATAGCTGGGTGGCCAAGAGCAAGAAGAGCCTGTTGGGCTACAGCGATCTGGAAGAGGCTCTGGCCGAGAAATGCCACTGCACGCGAGGACTGCTCCAGCGGCTCAACCCGGGCAAGAAACTCAGCAACCTCAAGCCCGGCGACAAGTACATCGGCCCGGCCATCGCCAGTTCCGCACGTCTGCCGCAGGCGACACAACTCGAAGTCAACCTCAACGACAAGATCATTCGGGTTATTGATCGTGACAAGCAACTGGCGGGGCTGTTTCACTGCTCCATCGCGGCCAGCAAGGCCAAGCTGCCGTCGGGCAGTGCCGAGGTCGAGTTCATCGCCACCGATCCGGAGTACACGTTCGATCCCAAGATGTGGCCTGAGGTGACCGAGAAGATCACCAGCAAGCTGACCATTCCGCCAGGGCCGCGAAACCCGGTCGGCCGCTGTTGGATCCAGTTGACCCTGCCGGGCGTGGGCATGCACGGCTCGCCAAATCCCGAAATGATCGGCAAGACCGGTTCTCACGGCTGCTTCAGGCTGACCAACTGGGATGCGCTACGGCTGGCCAAGATGGTCAAGGCCGGAACACCGGTGAAGTTCGTTGACACACCGAGCGAGGCGGCACAGAAGGTGCAGTAG
- a CDS encoding right-handed parallel beta-helix repeat-containing protein, whose protein sequence is MSTSPDLQRRSMNMVASVFNRRESSWTARRSHRFARLCGTTTLLASTLGMATLPAGCGQLISEEVFRPAVQTAVARALEDMIDADIYVSPDGRLEWSGRLREPNSDKTDGPLPTIQAARDALRRIRTTEKPKNAAAWLVSVKPGTYELEEPLVFGPEDSGTRDTPVMYACFGNEHATISGGRRITGWKTAEVNGKKVWAAELADVKAGKWYPRQLFVNNERRPRTRLPKEGYFELTGLPQMTDKTPWNEGQTEATFKPGDIRNWRNLGDVEVVALHFWIESRLPLAEVNETENLAKFTRKSIFRLTDAHSPKQFARYYVENVFEALDTPGQWYVDRSTGMLYYVPKPGETPENTTVIAPRLPQLIRVAGDRKAGKPVHDLHLCQLTFSHADWSLPAEKAGSAQASFDVPGAVCFVDADTCIVCGAAVNHVSGYGIEVGTGCENICINNCEITDLGAGGVKVWSGSSHTIVHNCEIGPGGLIFHSAVGVLIGPSGDNTVSHNHIHDFNYTGVSVGWSWGYNPSPAVRNIVEYNHIHDIGKGMLSDMGGIYTLGVSPNTQIRYNLIHDIEAHTYGGWGIYNDEGSTHIHIENNIVYRTKHAGYHQHYGKENYLRNNIFAFGREAQMQRSREEEHTSFIFERNIVLFDGPNLLAGNWKSDKFVTDYNLYWRTEGQPFDFAGASFEDWRKRGHDTHSIIADPQFVDPANGDFSFKPGYPAHQIGFVPIDTSKIGRIK, encoded by the coding sequence GTGAGTACTTCACCGGACCTTCAACGCAGGAGCATGAACATGGTAGCCAGCGTCTTCAACCGTCGTGAGTCGTCTTGGACTGCGCGTCGCTCTCACCGCTTCGCACGCCTCTGTGGAACGACGACCCTGCTCGCCTCGACACTTGGCATGGCGACACTCCCGGCCGGCTGCGGCCAGTTGATATCGGAAGAGGTCTTCCGGCCGGCGGTTCAGACAGCGGTGGCGCGCGCTTTGGAGGACATGATCGATGCAGATATCTATGTCTCGCCCGACGGCCGACTGGAATGGTCGGGCCGGCTCCGCGAGCCCAACAGCGACAAGACAGACGGACCTTTGCCGACCATCCAAGCCGCGCGCGATGCCCTCAGACGCATCCGCACGACCGAGAAGCCGAAGAACGCAGCCGCGTGGCTCGTATCTGTCAAACCCGGGACATACGAGCTGGAGGAGCCACTGGTATTCGGCCCTGAGGACTCCGGCACACGCGACACCCCGGTCATGTACGCTTGCTTCGGCAATGAGCACGCAACCATCAGCGGCGGCCGGCGGATCACCGGCTGGAAGACCGCCGAAGTGAACGGCAAGAAGGTCTGGGCCGCGGAATTGGCGGACGTAAAGGCCGGAAAGTGGTACCCTCGCCAGCTTTTTGTCAACAACGAGCGTCGGCCGCGAACGCGGCTTCCGAAGGAGGGTTACTTCGAGCTCACCGGCCTGCCGCAGATGACCGACAAGACTCCATGGAACGAAGGTCAGACCGAAGCCACTTTCAAGCCCGGCGACATCAGGAATTGGCGGAACCTCGGTGACGTCGAGGTCGTTGCCCTGCACTTCTGGATCGAGTCGCGCCTGCCGTTGGCCGAGGTCAACGAGACCGAGAACCTCGCCAAGTTCACCCGCAAGAGCATCTTCCGGCTGACCGACGCGCACAGCCCCAAGCAGTTTGCCCGCTACTACGTCGAAAACGTCTTCGAGGCCCTGGACACGCCCGGGCAATGGTACGTCGACCGCTCCACCGGCATGCTCTACTACGTGCCCAAGCCCGGCGAGACGCCCGAGAACACGACTGTGATCGCCCCGCGGTTGCCCCAACTGATCCGCGTGGCGGGTGACCGCAAGGCCGGCAAACCCGTCCACGACCTGCATCTGTGTCAACTGACATTCAGCCATGCCGACTGGTCACTGCCCGCCGAGAAAGCCGGTTCGGCACAGGCCTCCTTCGACGTGCCGGGCGCTGTCTGCTTCGTAGACGCCGATACCTGCATCGTCTGCGGTGCCGCGGTCAACCATGTCTCCGGCTACGGCATCGAGGTCGGCACCGGGTGCGAGAACATCTGTATCAACAACTGCGAGATCACCGACTTGGGCGCGGGCGGAGTCAAGGTCTGGAGCGGATCGAGCCACACAATCGTTCACAACTGCGAGATCGGCCCCGGCGGGCTCATTTTTCACAGCGCCGTCGGTGTGCTGATCGGCCCCAGCGGGGACAACACCGTCAGCCACAACCATATCCACGACTTCAACTACACCGGCGTTTCCGTCGGCTGGTCGTGGGGCTACAACCCCAGCCCGGCCGTCCGGAACATCGTCGAGTACAACCATATCCACGATATCGGCAAGGGCATGCTCAGCGACATGGGCGGTATCTACACCCTCGGGGTCTCGCCAAATACGCAGATTCGATATAACCTGATCCACGACATTGAAGCCCACACCTACGGCGGCTGGGGCATCTACAACGACGAAGGCAGCACGCACATCCACATCGAGAACAACATCGTCTATCGCACCAAGCACGCCGGCTATCATCAGCACTATGGCAAGGAGAACTACCTCCGCAACAACATCTTTGCCTTCGGCCGGGAGGCCCAGATGCAGCGGTCACGGGAAGAGGAGCACACCTCGTTCATTTTCGAGCGAAACATCGTGCTCTTCGACGGTCCCAACCTCCTGGCCGGCAACTGGAAAAGCGACAAGTTCGTGACGGACTACAACCTTTACTGGCGAACCGAAGGCCAACCGTTTGATTTCGCGGGTGCGTCTTTCGAGGACTGGAGAAAACGCGGCCACGACACGCATTCCATCATCGCCGATCCGCAGTTTGTGGACCCGGCCAACGGGGACTTCTCGTTCAAGCCCGGCTACCCGGCGCACCAAATCGGCTTCGTACCCATCGACACGAGCAAGATCGGAAGGATCAAATAG